Proteins from a genomic interval of Anas platyrhynchos isolate ZD024472 breed Pekin duck chromosome 4, IASCAAS_PekinDuck_T2T, whole genome shotgun sequence:
- the SMIM20 gene encoding small integral membrane protein 20 isoform X3 gives MAGLSRTLGIFGGFVAVVGAALYPIYFRPLLLPDEYKKEQSINRAGIVQEDIQPPGLKVWSDPFGRK, from the exons ATGGCGGGGCTGAGCCGCACGCTGGGCATCTTCGGCGGCTTCGTGGCCGTGGTGGGGGCTGCCCTGTACCCCATCTACTTCaggccgctgctgctgccggatGAGTACA agaaaGAACAGTCAATAAACCGAGCTGGTATTGTTCAAGAGGATATTCAGCCTCCAG GGTTAAAAGTGTGGTCTGATCCCTTTGGAAGAAAGTAA
- the SMIM20 gene encoding small integral membrane protein 20 isoform X1, which produces MAGLSRTLGIFGGFVAVVGAALYPIYFRPLLLPDEYKKEQSINRAGIVQEDIQPPGILDSRVSIDRFKGLPEKSLTAAAGENPIGLMPCPNYAHQLIRQCRTCFPRRW; this is translated from the exons ATGGCGGGGCTGAGCCGCACGCTGGGCATCTTCGGCGGCTTCGTGGCCGTGGTGGGGGCTGCCCTGTACCCCATCTACTTCaggccgctgctgctgccggatGAGTACA agaaaGAACAGTCAATAAACCGAGCTGGTATTGTTCAAGAGGATATTCAGCCTCCAGGTATACTCGATTCACGTGTCTCCATTGATCGCTTTAAAGGTCTTCCTGAA AAAagcctgacagcagcagcaggggaaaaTCCAATAGGATTAATGCCATGTCCTAACTACGCACATCAGTTAATTCGTCAGTGCAGGACTTGCTTTCCAAGAAGGTGGTGA
- the SMIM20 gene encoding small integral membrane protein 20 isoform X2 produces the protein MSTHPSHTFWLSFSSMSRKKEQSINRAGIVQEDIQPPGILDSRVSIDRFKGLPEKSLTAAAGENPIGLMPCPNYAHQLIRQCRTCFPRRW, from the exons atGAGTACA CATCCATCTCATACTTTTTGGCTGTCCTTCTCCTCCATGTCTAGGA agaaaGAACAGTCAATAAACCGAGCTGGTATTGTTCAAGAGGATATTCAGCCTCCAGGTATACTCGATTCACGTGTCTCCATTGATCGCTTTAAAGGTCTTCCTGAA AAAagcctgacagcagcagcaggggaaaaTCCAATAGGATTAATGCCATGTCCTAACTACGCACATCAGTTAATTCGTCAGTGCAGGACTTGCTTTCCAAGAAGGTGGTGA
- the SEL1L3 gene encoding protein sel-1 homolog 3 isoform X1: MEPAGLPRRVPPLLLLLLLTNFMPSFGKETLRTTAVTPQFERNVDYADFIHLNILEKKVLNNSEVLVQYLCSKPCIVSLEAVASSEFRTGVPVYRRRWKDEKNLYISQTRQVHLKFPSIMVYRDDFIIRNSIMVHSVILYAWISHKPDSSYDVEQNESYQEAVAKNYTFLEAVPPFERPYKDHKVCLQWGADYLWMLQANKIPQCPHESDGVQILNFIYASSGEKTGIVKRFEQFENRELETVRQHQIDYPMFTVSIWLYLLHHCEKDLCGILYFIDPKEMYGTPAVFLSEEGCVHIQMHLIRGDDLAVKTSFSLPLKQWFRLDLSFKGGQIEVSSVGKNLRRQHHQSFIFREDFYYDDTAGYFVVGGSGYVNGIEAFFGPVKYYRLNVLDTEQISNPLYDKETVEQIEHYYERCMDIQEVVYEYKHIVRQGQLAQRNCYSENYYLEQLRKYGEKSRCDAFMWGKELREKYHTLFKMLQEMDFSAPDEDESDAVLEVGQRIFEKVAKDLSSADGLSKMGSSVPLLVDSSCCGYHKASYFLAVIFETGLGVPVDRTKGLLYSLVGAQGNERLAVMNLGYKHYQGINNYPIDLELSYAYYSNIAIKTSLDQHTIKGEQAFVETIRLMDDELLKAQTKENGDVFMWLKHEATRGNAAAQQRLAQMLFWGQQGVAKNPEAAIEWYAKGATETEDPVLIYDYAIVLFKGQGVKKNTKLALELMKKAAAKGLPQAVNGLGWYYHNFKRDYRKAAKHWLLAEELGNPDASYNLGVLYLDGIYPGVPSRNQTVAAHYFYKAAQGGHIEGTLRCSLYYITGNMEDFPRDPEKAVIWAKHIAEKNGYLGHVIRKALNAYLELSWHEALLHYVLAAETGIEVSQSNLAHLCEERPELARKYLATDCVWRYYNFSASQINAPSFAYLKMGDFYYYGYQNQSKDLELSVRMYAQAALEGDSQGFFNLALLIEEGNSIPSYILDHLEIDQALHSGNASLLQELYYRCWNHSNQESISPCSIALLYFYMRVFWNAILQSTLIYFMGTFLLSILIAFAVHYFQTLSASNSLGTRSEPSSDEPSSSGNSNEDATQPAQQDESTLSNDSAEQELNPQNPLVTS; the protein is encoded by the exons ATGGAGCCCGCCGGGCTGCCCCGCCGCGTccccccgctcctcctcctcctcctcctcacg aattTTATGCCATCCTTTGGAAAGGAGACATTACGGACAACAGCTGTTACACCACAGTTTGAACGAAACGTGGATTATGCGGACTTCattcatttaaacattttggaaaagaaagttCTTAACAATTCTGAGGTTTTAGTTCAGTATTTATGTTCTAAGCCTTGCATCGTCAGCTTGGAAGCGGTAGCTTCCTCAGAGTTCAGGACTGGTGTACCAGTATACAGAAGGAGGTGGAAGGATGAGAAGAACCTTTACATTAGTCAAACTCGACAAGTGCATTTGAAGTTCCCAAGCATCATGGTTTACAGGGATGATTTTATCATCAGAAACTCAATAATGGTGCACAGTGTGATATTATATGCATGGATTAGTCACAAACCAGATAGCAGCTATGATGTTGAGCAGAATGAAAGCTACCAGGAGGCAGTAGCCAAAAATTACACTTTCTTAGAAGCAGTTCCGCCTTTTGAACGCCCATACAAAGACCACAAAGTCTGTCTTCAGTGGGGTGCTGACTATCTGTGGATGCTCCAGGCAAACAAGATACCCCAGTGCCCTCATGAAAGCG ATGGCGTTCAGATTCTCAACTTCATATATGCTTCCAGTGGGGAGAAGACGGGAATTGTGAAGAGATTTGAACAATTTGAAAACAGAGAACTTGAAACAGTCAGGCAACATCAGATTGACTATCCGAT GTTCACCGTTTCAATCTGGCTGTATTTACTGCATCACTGTGAAAAGGACTTGTGTGGTATCCTGTATTTTATTGATCCAAAAGAAATGTATGGTACTCCTGCTGTATTTCTAAGTGAGGAAG GTTGCGTGCATATACAGATGCACCTCATTAGAGGAGATGACCTTGCAGTGAAAACTAGCTTCAGCCTGCCTCTGAAGCAGTGGTTTCGACTGGATCTCTCTTTTAAGGGTGGACAG ATAGAAGTAAGCAGTGTTGGGAAGAATTTGAGAAGACAACATCATCAGTCTTTTAT TTTCAGGGAAGATTTCTACTATGACGACACTGCTGGATATTTTGTTGTTGGAGGCAGTGGATACGTCAATGGTATTGAAGCATTCTTTGGACCCGTGAAGTACTATCGGCTCAATGTCTTGGACACAGAACAG ATTTCTAACCCTCTTTATGACAAAGAAACAGTGGAACAAATTGAACATTACTATGAGAGATGTATGGACATTCAAGAAGTAGTTTATGAGTACAAACATATTGTAAGGCAAGGCCAACTAGCACAAAGAAATT GTTACTCTGAAAACTATTACTTAGAGCAGCTTCGCAAATACGGAGAAAAGTCCAGATGTGATGCCTTCATGTGGGGAAAAGAACTCAGGGAAAAGTACCACACCTTGTTCAAAATGTTGCAAGAGATGGATTTCAGTGCTCCAGATG AAGATGAAAGTGATGCAGTTCTAGAAGTTGGCCAGAGGATATTTGAGAAGGTTGCAAAAGATTTATCCAGTGCTGATGGCCTAAGCAAGATGGGCTCCTCTGTCCCTTTGTTGGTGGATTCCAGTTGCTGTGGATACCATAAGGCTTCCTATTTCCTTGCAGTTATATTTGAAACAGGGCTTGGCGTGCCTGTGGATCGTACAAAG GGACTGCTGTATAGTTTGGTTGGTGCTCAGGGGAACGAGAGACTTGCTGTGATGAATCTTGGCTATAAACATTACCAAGGCATTAATAACTATCCAATTGATTTGGAGCTGTCGTATGCTTATTACAGTAATATTGCAATAAAGACGTCCTTGGATCAGCACACTATAAAAGGGGAACAG GCATTTGTTGAGACTATAAGGCTGATGGATGATGAACTGCTAAAAgctcaaacaaaagaaaatggtgATGTCTTTATGTGGTTAAAGCATGAAGCAACGAGAGGAAATGCAGCTGCACAG caaCGATTGGCTCAGATGCTGTTTTGGGGCCAGCAAGGAGTGGCAAAAAATCCTGAAGCAGCAATAGAATGGTATGCAAAGGGTGCAACAGAGACAGAAGATCCAGTGTTAATATATGATTACGCCATTGTGTTGTTTAAG GGCCAAGGTGTGAAGAAGAACACAAAGCTTGCATTAGAATTGatgaagaaagcagcagccaag GGCTTGCCACAAGCAGTGAATGGACTGGGATGGTATTACCACAACTTTAAAAGAGACTACAGAAAAGCAGCCAAACACTGGTTACTTGCTGAAGAACTGGGGAATCCAGATGCATCTTACAACCTCGGTGTCCTTTATTTAGATGGGATTTACCCTGGAGTACCCAGTAGAAATCAA ACAGTAGCTGCGCACTATTTCTATAAAGCTGCTCAAGGAGGACATATAGAAGGGACTTTACGATGTTCTCTGTACTACATCACAGGAAATATGGAAGACTTCCCCAGAGATCCAGAAAAAGCTGTAAT CTGGGCAAAACATATTGCAGAGAAGAACGGTTACTTAGGTCACGTCATCAGAAAAGCACTCAATGCTTATCTGGAACTCTCATG GCATGAAGCTCTGCTACATTATGTTCTAGCAGCTGAAACTGGGATTGAAGTGTCACAGTCAAATTTAGCACACCTCTGTGAAGAAAGACCA gaaCTAGCAAGAAAATACCTAGCAACTGATTGTGTTTGGAGATACTACAATTTCTCTGCGTCTCAAATCAATGCACCCTCATTTG CTTATTTGAAGATGGGAGATTTCTACTACTACGGGTACCAGAACCAGTCTAAAGACCTTGAGCTGTCAGTGCGGATGTACGCACAAGCTGCATTAGAGGGAGATTCGCAG ggTTTCTTTAATTTGGCCCTTCTGATAGAAGAGGGCAACTCCATACCTTCCTACATTCTGGATCACTTGGAAATTGATCAGGCATTGCATTCTGGTAACGCTTCACTTCTTCAGGAGCTTTATTATAg GTGCTGGAATCATAGTAACCAAGAATCAATTAGTCCGTGCTCAATagcattgctttatttttacatgAGAGTTTTCTGGAATGCTATTTTACAGTCTACGCTG ATATACTTCATGGGAACCTTTCTTTTATCAATTCTGATTGCGTTTGCAGTGCACTATTTTCAGACTCTATCTG
- the SEL1L3 gene encoding protein sel-1 homolog 3 isoform X2, with protein sequence MEPAGLPRRVPPLLLLLLLTNFMPSFGKETLRTTAVTPQFERNVDYADFIHLNILEKKVLNNSEVLVQYLCSKPCIVSLEAVASSEFRTGVPVYRRRWKDEKNLYISQTRQVHLKFPSIMVYRDDFIIRNSIMVHSVILYAWISHKPDSSYDVEQNESYQEAVAKNYTFLEAVPPFERPYKDHKVCLQWGADYLWMLQANKIPQCPHESDGVQILNFIYASSGEKTGIVKRFEQFENRELETVRQHQIDYPMFTVSIWLYLLHHCEKDLCGILYFIDPKEMYGTPAVFLSEEGCVHIQMHLIRGDDLAVKTSFSLPLKQWFRLDLSFKGGQIEVSSVGKNLRRQHHQSFIFREDFYYDDTAGYFVVGGSGYVNGIEAFFGPVKYYRLNVLDTEQISNPLYDKETVEQIEHYYERCMDIQEVVYEYKHIVRQGQLAQRNCYSENYYLEQLRKYGEKSRCDAFMWGKELREKYHTLFKMLQEMDFSAPDDESDAVLEVGQRIFEKVAKDLSSADGLSKMGSSVPLLVDSSCCGYHKASYFLAVIFETGLGVPVDRTKGLLYSLVGAQGNERLAVMNLGYKHYQGINNYPIDLELSYAYYSNIAIKTSLDQHTIKGEQAFVETIRLMDDELLKAQTKENGDVFMWLKHEATRGNAAAQQRLAQMLFWGQQGVAKNPEAAIEWYAKGATETEDPVLIYDYAIVLFKGQGVKKNTKLALELMKKAAAKGLPQAVNGLGWYYHNFKRDYRKAAKHWLLAEELGNPDASYNLGVLYLDGIYPGVPSRNQTVAAHYFYKAAQGGHIEGTLRCSLYYITGNMEDFPRDPEKAVIWAKHIAEKNGYLGHVIRKALNAYLELSWHEALLHYVLAAETGIEVSQSNLAHLCEERPELARKYLATDCVWRYYNFSASQINAPSFAYLKMGDFYYYGYQNQSKDLELSVRMYAQAALEGDSQGFFNLALLIEEGNSIPSYILDHLEIDQALHSGNASLLQELYYRCWNHSNQESISPCSIALLYFYMRVFWNAILQSTLIYFMGTFLLSILIAFAVHYFQTLSASNSLGTRSEPSSDEPSSSGNSNEDATQPAQQDESTLSNDSAEQELNPQNPLVTS encoded by the exons ATGGAGCCCGCCGGGCTGCCCCGCCGCGTccccccgctcctcctcctcctcctcctcacg aattTTATGCCATCCTTTGGAAAGGAGACATTACGGACAACAGCTGTTACACCACAGTTTGAACGAAACGTGGATTATGCGGACTTCattcatttaaacattttggaaaagaaagttCTTAACAATTCTGAGGTTTTAGTTCAGTATTTATGTTCTAAGCCTTGCATCGTCAGCTTGGAAGCGGTAGCTTCCTCAGAGTTCAGGACTGGTGTACCAGTATACAGAAGGAGGTGGAAGGATGAGAAGAACCTTTACATTAGTCAAACTCGACAAGTGCATTTGAAGTTCCCAAGCATCATGGTTTACAGGGATGATTTTATCATCAGAAACTCAATAATGGTGCACAGTGTGATATTATATGCATGGATTAGTCACAAACCAGATAGCAGCTATGATGTTGAGCAGAATGAAAGCTACCAGGAGGCAGTAGCCAAAAATTACACTTTCTTAGAAGCAGTTCCGCCTTTTGAACGCCCATACAAAGACCACAAAGTCTGTCTTCAGTGGGGTGCTGACTATCTGTGGATGCTCCAGGCAAACAAGATACCCCAGTGCCCTCATGAAAGCG ATGGCGTTCAGATTCTCAACTTCATATATGCTTCCAGTGGGGAGAAGACGGGAATTGTGAAGAGATTTGAACAATTTGAAAACAGAGAACTTGAAACAGTCAGGCAACATCAGATTGACTATCCGAT GTTCACCGTTTCAATCTGGCTGTATTTACTGCATCACTGTGAAAAGGACTTGTGTGGTATCCTGTATTTTATTGATCCAAAAGAAATGTATGGTACTCCTGCTGTATTTCTAAGTGAGGAAG GTTGCGTGCATATACAGATGCACCTCATTAGAGGAGATGACCTTGCAGTGAAAACTAGCTTCAGCCTGCCTCTGAAGCAGTGGTTTCGACTGGATCTCTCTTTTAAGGGTGGACAG ATAGAAGTAAGCAGTGTTGGGAAGAATTTGAGAAGACAACATCATCAGTCTTTTAT TTTCAGGGAAGATTTCTACTATGACGACACTGCTGGATATTTTGTTGTTGGAGGCAGTGGATACGTCAATGGTATTGAAGCATTCTTTGGACCCGTGAAGTACTATCGGCTCAATGTCTTGGACACAGAACAG ATTTCTAACCCTCTTTATGACAAAGAAACAGTGGAACAAATTGAACATTACTATGAGAGATGTATGGACATTCAAGAAGTAGTTTATGAGTACAAACATATTGTAAGGCAAGGCCAACTAGCACAAAGAAATT GTTACTCTGAAAACTATTACTTAGAGCAGCTTCGCAAATACGGAGAAAAGTCCAGATGTGATGCCTTCATGTGGGGAAAAGAACTCAGGGAAAAGTACCACACCTTGTTCAAAATGTTGCAAGAGATGGATTTCAGTGCTCCAGATG ATGAAAGTGATGCAGTTCTAGAAGTTGGCCAGAGGATATTTGAGAAGGTTGCAAAAGATTTATCCAGTGCTGATGGCCTAAGCAAGATGGGCTCCTCTGTCCCTTTGTTGGTGGATTCCAGTTGCTGTGGATACCATAAGGCTTCCTATTTCCTTGCAGTTATATTTGAAACAGGGCTTGGCGTGCCTGTGGATCGTACAAAG GGACTGCTGTATAGTTTGGTTGGTGCTCAGGGGAACGAGAGACTTGCTGTGATGAATCTTGGCTATAAACATTACCAAGGCATTAATAACTATCCAATTGATTTGGAGCTGTCGTATGCTTATTACAGTAATATTGCAATAAAGACGTCCTTGGATCAGCACACTATAAAAGGGGAACAG GCATTTGTTGAGACTATAAGGCTGATGGATGATGAACTGCTAAAAgctcaaacaaaagaaaatggtgATGTCTTTATGTGGTTAAAGCATGAAGCAACGAGAGGAAATGCAGCTGCACAG caaCGATTGGCTCAGATGCTGTTTTGGGGCCAGCAAGGAGTGGCAAAAAATCCTGAAGCAGCAATAGAATGGTATGCAAAGGGTGCAACAGAGACAGAAGATCCAGTGTTAATATATGATTACGCCATTGTGTTGTTTAAG GGCCAAGGTGTGAAGAAGAACACAAAGCTTGCATTAGAATTGatgaagaaagcagcagccaag GGCTTGCCACAAGCAGTGAATGGACTGGGATGGTATTACCACAACTTTAAAAGAGACTACAGAAAAGCAGCCAAACACTGGTTACTTGCTGAAGAACTGGGGAATCCAGATGCATCTTACAACCTCGGTGTCCTTTATTTAGATGGGATTTACCCTGGAGTACCCAGTAGAAATCAA ACAGTAGCTGCGCACTATTTCTATAAAGCTGCTCAAGGAGGACATATAGAAGGGACTTTACGATGTTCTCTGTACTACATCACAGGAAATATGGAAGACTTCCCCAGAGATCCAGAAAAAGCTGTAAT CTGGGCAAAACATATTGCAGAGAAGAACGGTTACTTAGGTCACGTCATCAGAAAAGCACTCAATGCTTATCTGGAACTCTCATG GCATGAAGCTCTGCTACATTATGTTCTAGCAGCTGAAACTGGGATTGAAGTGTCACAGTCAAATTTAGCACACCTCTGTGAAGAAAGACCA gaaCTAGCAAGAAAATACCTAGCAACTGATTGTGTTTGGAGATACTACAATTTCTCTGCGTCTCAAATCAATGCACCCTCATTTG CTTATTTGAAGATGGGAGATTTCTACTACTACGGGTACCAGAACCAGTCTAAAGACCTTGAGCTGTCAGTGCGGATGTACGCACAAGCTGCATTAGAGGGAGATTCGCAG ggTTTCTTTAATTTGGCCCTTCTGATAGAAGAGGGCAACTCCATACCTTCCTACATTCTGGATCACTTGGAAATTGATCAGGCATTGCATTCTGGTAACGCTTCACTTCTTCAGGAGCTTTATTATAg GTGCTGGAATCATAGTAACCAAGAATCAATTAGTCCGTGCTCAATagcattgctttatttttacatgAGAGTTTTCTGGAATGCTATTTTACAGTCTACGCTG ATATACTTCATGGGAACCTTTCTTTTATCAATTCTGATTGCGTTTGCAGTGCACTATTTTCAGACTCTATCTG